In Miniphocaeibacter halophilus, the following proteins share a genomic window:
- a CDS encoding molybdopterin molybdotransferase MoeA, with translation MINVIEAIKILKDNIKTQTEFLDVSLLNSEGYVLAKDLYSEINVPEFPKSAMDGYAVNYKDLENTRKFKVIDEIYAGQFKDIEYKPNTAIRVMTGSFIPKGYNCVVKQEDTDYGVEYVSINKKEKEYSNYCHIGEDIKKGDLILKAGTIISTIHLGVFASLGLNMIKVVKPLSVSLISTGSELLYPGEKLENGKIYCSTLFTINSYLKKFNIKVNNIKIVKDNLFDISESVEKASQESDIIITTGGVSVGKYDLIPELYNKISNNILFKKVAMKPGTPVSAALINDSIIISLSGNPFAALANFQVLFWPIASKYYNSEEFNNIEHEKIVKKGYLKPSKLQRYVRARYYNEYVELEDIHSSSVISNLLNCNCLIVQKPDTEIKEGDKVKVIYLP, from the coding sequence ATGATAAATGTAATAGAAGCAATAAAAATATTAAAAGATAATATAAAAACACAAACAGAATTTTTAGATGTTAGCCTCTTAAATTCTGAAGGATATGTTTTAGCTAAAGATTTATATTCAGAAATAAATGTTCCGGAATTTCCAAAATCTGCTATGGATGGTTATGCTGTAAATTATAAGGATTTGGAGAATACAAGAAAATTTAAAGTAATAGATGAAATATATGCCGGTCAATTTAAAGATATAGAGTATAAACCAAATACAGCTATTAGAGTAATGACTGGGAGTTTTATTCCAAAAGGCTATAATTGCGTTGTTAAACAAGAAGATACAGATTATGGAGTAGAATATGTAAGTATTAATAAAAAAGAAAAAGAATACTCGAATTATTGCCATATTGGTGAAGATATAAAGAAGGGAGACCTTATATTAAAGGCCGGAACAATTATTAGTACAATTCATTTAGGTGTTTTTGCTAGTTTAGGGCTAAATATGATAAAGGTTGTAAAGCCACTTTCGGTTTCTTTAATTTCTACAGGTAGTGAATTATTATATCCTGGAGAAAAACTTGAAAATGGTAAAATATACTGTAGTACTTTATTTACAATAAATTCATATTTAAAAAAATTTAATATTAAAGTTAATAATATTAAAATTGTAAAAGACAATCTTTTTGATATTTCAGAAAGTGTTGAGAAAGCCTCTCAAGAATCGGATATAATAATAACAACCGGAGGAGTATCAGTAGGAAAATATGATTTAATTCCAGAATTATATAATAAAATCTCAAATAATATTTTGTTTAAAAAAGTTGCTATGAAACCAGGCACTCCTGTTTCAGCTGCTTTAATAAATGATTCTATTATAATAAGTCTTTCAGGAAATCCCTTTGCAGCCTTAGCCAATTTTCAAGTACTATTTTGGCCAATTGCATCTAAATATTATAATTCTGAGGAGTTTAATAATATTGAACATGAAAAAATTGTAAAAAAGGGTTATTTAAAACCTAGTAAATTACAAAGGTATGTAAGAGCAAGGTACTATAATGAATATGTTGAATTAGAAGATATCCATTCATCATCAGTAATTTCCAATTTATTAAATTGTAATTGCTTAATAGTACAAAAGCCAGATACAGAAATTAAAGAAGGAGATAAAGTAAAAGTTATTTACTTACCATAA
- a CDS encoding arsenate reductase family protein has translation MKVYCYPKCSTCKKALKFLENNNYNFELLDISKEPPSYKELEEIINKSGLDIKKFFNTSGKLYREKNVKDKLADMTQEEKITLLSSNGMLIKRPLLINDDVILVGFKESEYKELKK, from the coding sequence ATGAAAGTATATTGTTATCCTAAATGTAGTACATGTAAAAAGGCATTAAAATTTTTAGAAAATAATAATTATAATTTTGAATTGTTAGATATTTCTAAAGAACCCCCTTCTTATAAAGAGCTAGAAGAAATAATAAATAAGAGTGGATTAGATATAAAGAAATTTTTTAATACAAGTGGAAAACTCTATAGAGAGAAAAATGTAAAGGACAAATTGGCGGATATGACACAAGAAGAAAAAATTACTCTTCTTTCTTCTAATGGAATGTTAATTAAAAGACCATTGCTAATTAATGACGATGTAATTTTAGTAGGTTTTAAAGAATCGGAATACAAAGAATTAAAGAAGTGA
- a CDS encoding amino acid ABC transporter ATP-binding protein encodes MKVLEMKNIRKSFGSDDVLKDISLSVNKGEVVAIIGSSGSGKSTLIRCAVNLEKIDFGEIKYDDLILAETRNDEVIYAKAENYKLINNKYGMVFQNFNLFPNLSVYENISLALKLVQKKDKKEIDNIVENLIEKMNLQGKEKAYPYSLSGGQKQRVSIARTLAMNPEIIFFDEPTSALDPELTQEVLKAIKALAKENTTMVIVTHEMEFAKEIADRVIFMDNGYIVEEGAPEEVLVNPKNERTKNFLNLK; translated from the coding sequence ATGAAAGTATTAGAAATGAAAAATATTAGGAAGAGCTTTGGTAGTGATGATGTTTTAAAAGATATTTCTTTGTCTGTAAACAAAGGGGAAGTTGTGGCTATTATAGGTTCTTCAGGCTCTGGGAAATCAACTTTAATAAGATGTGCAGTTAATTTGGAAAAAATAGATTTTGGTGAAATAAAATATGATGATTTGATTTTAGCTGAAACAAGAAACGATGAAGTTATATATGCAAAAGCAGAAAATTATAAATTAATTAATAATAAATATGGTATGGTGTTTCAAAACTTTAACCTATTTCCAAATTTAAGTGTATATGAAAATATTTCTTTAGCATTAAAATTAGTACAGAAAAAAGATAAAAAAGAAATTGATAATATTGTAGAAAATTTAATCGAAAAAATGAATTTACAAGGAAAAGAGAAAGCGTACCCATATAGCTTGTCAGGAGGACAAAAACAAAGAGTATCAATTGCAAGAACACTTGCAATGAATCCGGAAATTATTTTTTTTGATGAACCAACTTCTGCCCTAGATCCGGAATTAACTCAAGAGGTGCTAAAAGCAATAAAAGCTTTAGCTAAAGAAAATACCACTATGGTTATAGTAACACATGAAATGGAATTTGCTAAAGAAATTGCTGATAGAGTTATATTTATGGATAATGGGTATATTGTTGAAGAGGGAGCACCTGAAGAAGTTTTGGTTAATCCCAAAAATGAAAGAACAAAGAATTTTTTAAATTTAAAATAG
- a CDS encoding amino acid ABC transporter permease, protein MYILNIFKELSKGFSTTFLIFLLTLILSIPLGMIIYFLKHSKNKIISSITKIYITVMRGTPLMLQLMFVFYGPFYIFGMRSPDRFFAVIVAFVLNYAAYFAEIYRGGFKSIDKGQYEAANILGLTKWQTYKNIVIPQVFKNSLPAMTNEIITLVKDTSLAFAISVTETFTLAKSIANRDSNMLAFLAVGIFYFVFNYLVEKIMNKIENRYNYYR, encoded by the coding sequence ATGTATATATTAAATATTTTTAAAGAACTTTCTAAAGGATTTTCAACAACATTTTTAATATTTTTACTAACATTAATCTTATCAATTCCTCTTGGTATGATAATATATTTTTTAAAACATAGTAAAAACAAGATAATATCTAGTATTACTAAAATTTATATTACTGTTATGAGAGGAACTCCTTTAATGTTACAGCTTATGTTTGTATTTTATGGACCTTTTTATATATTTGGGATGAGGTCACCAGATAGATTTTTTGCTGTAATAGTGGCTTTTGTTTTAAATTATGCAGCTTATTTTGCAGAAATATACAGAGGTGGATTTAAATCAATAGATAAAGGACAATATGAAGCTGCAAATATTTTAGGCTTAACGAAATGGCAAACATATAAAAACATTGTAATACCTCAAGTTTTTAAAAATTCTTTACCTGCAATGACCAATGAAATAATAACTTTAGTAAAGGATACATCTTTAGCTTTTGCAATTTCTGTAACAGAAACCTTTACCTTAGCAAAATCAATAGCTAATAGAGATTCAAATATGCTAGCTTTTCTTGCAGTAGGAATATTTTATTTTGTTTTTAATTATTTAGTAGAAAAAATTATGAATAAAATAGAAAATAGATATAATTATTATAGGTAG
- a CDS encoding amino acid ABC transporter substrate-binding protein, whose translation MKKRNLIMVIVLTLSLFLVSCSNKNEGKDDVTTDNNTSSNTLIVGFDANFPPMGFKETDGSYTGFDLELAKLVADKLEMELVLQPIDWASKDAELDSGNINVIWNGFTKTGREEKYTFSEPYMENRQLIVVNEDSEFNELEDLKGKNLELQDRSTAEYALEDSAEFKESLGEVIKVPDNLTALNDLEQGSTDAVLMDEVVAKYNINKGRKFRVLEESLKDEEYAIAFKLGNEELRDKVDKVVKELASEGVLKELSIKWIGEDKTLIK comes from the coding sequence ATGAAAAAAAGAAATTTAATTATGGTAATAGTATTAACATTGTCATTGTTTTTAGTTAGTTGTTCAAATAAAAATGAAGGTAAGGATGATGTAACAACAGATAATAACACATCTTCTAATACTTTAATTGTTGGATTTGATGCGAATTTCCCACCAATGGGTTTTAAGGAAACAGATGGTAGCTATACCGGATTTGATTTAGAATTAGCTAAGTTAGTAGCTGACAAATTAGAAATGGAGTTAGTACTACAACCTATTGATTGGGCTTCTAAGGATGCAGAATTAGATAGTGGAAATATAAATGTAATTTGGAATGGATTTACTAAAACAGGAAGAGAAGAAAAATATACTTTTTCTGAACCATATATGGAAAATAGACAACTTATAGTCGTAAATGAAGATTCAGAATTTAATGAATTAGAGGATTTAAAAGGTAAAAACCTTGAATTACAAGATAGATCAACAGCTGAATACGCTTTAGAAGATTCAGCAGAATTTAAAGAAAGCCTTGGTGAAGTTATAAAAGTTCCTGATAATTTAACGGCTTTAAACGATTTAGAACAAGGTTCAACAGATGCAGTTTTAATGGACGAAGTAGTGGCCAAATACAATATTAATAAAGGAAGAAAGTTTAGAGTTTTAGAAGAATCTTTAAAAGACGAAGAATATGCAATTGCTTTTAAATTAGGAAATGAAGAATTAAGAGATAAAGTTGACAAAGTAGTTAAAGAATTAGCCTCAGAAGGTGTATTAAAAGAATTGTCAATTAAGTGGATAGGCGAAGATAAAACTTTAATTAAATAA
- the thrS gene encoding threonine--tRNA ligase — MIKITLPDNSVREYNEGVLVGDIAKDISEGLARVVLGAVVNDRIMGMQEPVKEDSNIRFVKIEDPEGKEIFWHTSAHIMALAVQRLFKDVKFGIGPAIDNGFYYDFDTEHRFTDEDLPLIEAEMKKITKEGLKMERYEMSRDEALAYFKEKGEIYKVDLIENLPEDETISFYKLGEFTDLCRGPHLYEIKKVKAIKLLSIAGAYWRGDENNKMLQRIYGITFEKQKQLTEYLDFLEEAKKRDHRKLGKELDLFSFHEEGPGFPFFHPNGMILRNELQNFWKDLHIKEGYGEINTPIILSESLWHQSGHWDHYKENMYFTKIDDEDYAIKPMNCPGSILVYKSNMHSYRDFPLKLGEMGLVHRHELSGALHGLFRVRSFTQDDAHIFMLKSQIKDEISKVIDLCDYIYSVFGFKYSVELSTRPEDSMGSDEDWEIAIQSLKDALDSKDFDYTINEGDGAFYGPKIDFHLEDAIGRTWQCGTIQLDFQMPERFELTYIDSDGEKKRPVMVHRAILGSMERFIGILIEHFAGKFPTWLAPVQAKILPISDKFNEKAYELKEKLMENGIRAQVDNRSEKIGFKIREAQLLKIPYSLILGEKEINENKVSVRKRDLGDQGSIDTDEFIKNIVEEIKTKRI, encoded by the coding sequence ATGATAAAAATAACTTTACCAGATAATTCTGTTAGAGAATACAATGAAGGAGTTTTAGTAGGGGATATTGCAAAAGATATTTCTGAAGGTTTGGCAAGAGTTGTATTAGGTGCTGTTGTTAATGATAGAATTATGGGAATGCAAGAGCCAGTTAAAGAGGATTCCAATATTAGATTTGTTAAAATAGAAGATCCTGAAGGAAAAGAAATATTTTGGCATACCTCAGCACATATTATGGCATTAGCCGTACAAAGACTATTTAAAGATGTTAAATTTGGAATTGGCCCAGCAATAGACAATGGTTTCTATTATGATTTCGATACAGAACATCGCTTTACAGACGAGGATTTACCATTAATTGAGGCGGAAATGAAAAAAATTACTAAAGAAGGCCTTAAAATGGAAAGATATGAAATGTCAAGAGATGAGGCTTTGGCTTATTTTAAAGAAAAGGGAGAAATTTATAAAGTTGACCTAATTGAAAATTTACCAGAGGATGAAACTATTTCATTTTATAAACTAGGTGAATTTACAGATCTTTGTAGGGGACCTCATCTATATGAAATAAAAAAAGTTAAGGCAATTAAATTATTAAGTATTGCAGGAGCATATTGGCGTGGTGATGAAAACAACAAGATGCTTCAAAGAATTTACGGTATAACTTTTGAAAAACAAAAACAATTAACAGAATATCTTGATTTTTTAGAAGAAGCTAAAAAAAGAGATCACAGAAAATTAGGAAAAGAACTAGATTTATTTAGTTTCCACGAAGAAGGTCCTGGTTTTCCATTTTTCCATCCAAATGGTATGATTTTAAGAAATGAATTACAGAATTTCTGGAAAGATTTGCATATTAAGGAAGGTTATGGAGAAATAAATACACCAATTATTTTAAGTGAAAGTCTATGGCATCAATCAGGTCATTGGGACCACTACAAAGAAAATATGTATTTTACAAAAATAGATGATGAAGATTATGCTATAAAGCCAATGAACTGTCCTGGATCTATTTTAGTGTATAAGAGCAATATGCACAGCTATAGAGATTTTCCATTAAAGTTAGGAGAAATGGGTTTAGTTCATAGACATGAATTGTCAGGAGCATTACATGGACTATTTAGGGTAAGGTCTTTTACTCAAGACGATGCTCATATATTTATGTTAAAAAGTCAAATTAAGGACGAAATTTCTAAAGTAATAGATTTATGTGATTATATTTATTCTGTATTTGGATTTAAATATAGTGTAGAATTATCAACTAGACCAGAGGATTCTATGGGAAGTGATGAAGATTGGGAAATTGCAATTCAAAGTTTAAAAGATGCTCTGGACAGTAAAGATTTTGACTATACAATTAACGAAGGCGACGGAGCATTTTATGGTCCTAAAATAGACTTCCATTTAGAAGATGCAATTGGTAGAACTTGGCAATGTGGAACTATACAGTTAGATTTCCAAATGCCAGAAAGATTTGAATTGACTTATATTGATTCAGATGGTGAGAAAAAAAGACCTGTAATGGTTCATAGGGCAATTTTAGGTTCTATGGAAAGATTTATTGGTATTTTAATTGAACATTTTGCAGGAAAGTTCCCAACTTGGTTAGCTCCTGTACAAGCAAAAATATTACCAATTTCCGATAAATTTAACGAAAAAGCTTACGAATTAAAAGAAAAATTAATGGAAAATGGCATTAGAGCACAGGTTGATAACAGATCTGAAAAAATAGGTTTTAAAATTAGGGAAGCTCAGTTATTGAAAATTCCTTATAGTTTAATTTTAGGTGAAAAGGAAATTAATGAAAATAAAGTCTCTGTTAGAAAAAGAGACCTAGGAGATCAAGGTTCAATAGATACAGATGAATTTATTAAAAATATAGTGGAAGAAATTAAAACTAAAAGAATATAG
- the hisS gene encoding histidine--tRNA ligase, with product MSIIQPSVLPGMMELLPEDQVVFNKMKNIIEDTFKKYAFLPIDTPVMEKLEILLAKGGGETTKQVYTLKKGDTDIGLRFDLTVPLARYVAQHFNDLTFPFRRYHIGKVYRGERNQRGRYREFYQCDVDIIGNNSISIYNDAEIPSVMSEIFYKLGLKNFKYLFNNRKVLNGYFEFLGIEDFVFALRTIDKIEKIGVDNVKKELLENNISEETIDKLLDFLYFKGSNEEILEYLKNLNMDNDLFKEGLEELELVYYNMIAYGVNEENIEIKLSITRGLDYYTGSVYETIIPGYESLGSICSGGRYDDLAGNYTKQKLPGVGLSIGLTRLYFQLKEANLLNLDVKMPFDAIILPMKGYEGESIELLTRLRKNDKIVQAYMEGGKLKKQFNYADKLNIPYVIVIGEDEVKNNFYTLRNMKTGEQKTVDFEYLVNNI from the coding sequence ATGAGTATAATTCAACCAAGTGTTTTACCGGGAATGATGGAATTATTACCCGAAGATCAGGTAGTATTTAATAAAATGAAAAATATTATTGAAGATACTTTTAAGAAATATGCATTTTTACCAATTGACACTCCGGTTATGGAAAAATTGGAAATTTTACTAGCTAAAGGTGGAGGAGAAACAACTAAACAGGTTTATACTTTAAAAAAGGGTGATACAGACATAGGATTAAGATTTGATTTAACCGTTCCTTTAGCACGATATGTTGCCCAACATTTTAATGATTTAACTTTTCCTTTTAGAAGATATCATATTGGAAAAGTTTATAGGGGAGAAAGAAATCAAAGAGGTAGATACAGAGAATTTTACCAATGCGATGTAGATATTATTGGAAACAATAGTATTTCCATATATAATGATGCAGAGATTCCATCTGTTATGTCAGAAATATTCTATAAATTAGGATTAAAAAACTTTAAATATTTATTTAATAATAGAAAAGTTTTAAATGGTTATTTTGAGTTTTTAGGTATTGAAGATTTTGTTTTTGCATTAAGGACTATTGATAAAATAGAGAAAATCGGAGTAGATAATGTAAAAAAAGAGCTGCTAGAGAATAATATTTCTGAAGAAACAATAGATAAATTGTTAGATTTTCTATATTTTAAAGGTAGTAATGAAGAAATATTAGAATATTTAAAAAATTTGAATATGGACAATGATCTATTTAAAGAAGGACTTGAGGAACTGGAATTAGTTTATTATAATATGATAGCCTACGGTGTTAATGAGGAGAATATAGAAATTAAACTCAGTATTACTCGTGGTTTAGATTACTACACCGGTTCTGTTTATGAAACGATTATTCCTGGTTATGAAAGTCTAGGTTCAATTTGTTCAGGTGGAAGATATGATGATTTAGCTGGAAATTATACTAAACAAAAACTTCCGGGAGTAGGCCTTAGTATAGGTTTAACAAGATTATACTTCCAATTAAAAGAAGCCAATTTATTAAACTTAGATGTGAAAATGCCTTTTGATGCAATAATCTTACCAATGAAAGGTTACGAAGGCGAGTCTATTGAATTATTGACTAGATTAAGAAAAAATGATAAAATAGTTCAAGCCTATATGGAAGGTGGAAAACTTAAAAAGCAATTTAATTATGCAGATAAGTTAAATATTCCTTATGTTATTGTTATAGGCGAAGATGAAGTTAAAAATAATTTTTATACTTTACGTAATATGAAAACAGGGGAACAAAAAACTGTTGATTTTGAATACCTTGTAAATAATATATAA
- a CDS encoding DUF6873 family GME fold protein — protein sequence MNPFAFNRRVRAVIISYKSSKQFKNLLNDLKIDYIETIKCKDLDLPVDDHPDMVIHPVNYSTFVVYNEHFDYYLDKTKKYNINIIKSKEKLNPKYPKDILLNISRLNNYYFYKKDFIDENLQYLLDKENTGITVNQGYAKCSSMIIKENTVITTDLKLHKIFLNLGLKSYLLNPNFIDLSGYNTGFIGGTCGNIGKDEVIFYGNLKKYKYYEELRKILEREKIDYYYPNVDTFIDRGSIIGILGG from the coding sequence ATGAATCCCTTCGCATTTAACAGGAGAGTAAGGGCTGTAATTATAAGTTATAAATCATCTAAACAGTTTAAAAACTTACTTAATGATTTGAAAATAGATTATATTGAAACAATTAAATGTAAAGATTTAGACCTTCCTGTTGATGATCATCCGGATATGGTTATTCATCCAGTAAATTATAGTACTTTTGTCGTTTATAATGAACATTTTGATTATTATTTAGATAAAACAAAAAAATATAATATTAATATTATTAAATCTAAAGAAAAGTTAAATCCAAAGTATCCTAAGGATATTTTATTAAATATTTCAAGATTAAATAATTATTATTTTTATAAAAAGGATTTTATTGATGAAAATTTACAATATTTACTGGATAAAGAAAATACCGGGATTACGGTTAATCAAGGATATGCTAAATGTTCATCGATGATTATTAAAGAAAATACGGTTATAACAACTGATTTAAAACTTCACAAAATCTTTTTAAACCTTGGACTTAAATCCTATTTGCTAAATCCTAATTTTATAGATTTATCAGGATATAATACTGGTTTTATTGGAGGAACTTGTGGTAATATAGGAAAAGATGAAGTAATTTTTTATGGGAATTTAAAAAAATATAAGTATTATGAAGAGTTAAGAAAAATTTTAGAAAGAGAAAAAATTGATTATTATTATCCCAATGTTGATACTTTTATAGATAGAGGTTCAATTATAGGAATTTTAGGAGGTTAA
- a CDS encoding protein phosphatase 2C domain-containing protein, with protein sequence MFNFLQIVNYTEKNFNEDTYFVSNDFAFVIDGASAITNKDNSNYIVHSFVNNFKKNLSKELFNKEISIVKALELALENTLNSKLKDEYTFNDVSAAISIVRFIDDYCEVYTLGDCSVLLELDNTIKTFKSKDIELLDKKVIDKMKNISIKENISILESRKHDIVINHLKNNRLLKNKENGYWILDTTGIGIKNGFYTRIEKDEVKGFLICSDGFSQVYDTLNIYSDLNKLFLDLKIFSINKVLFTILEKQNNDKLLNEFPRFFKTDDITAVYIGGMNESLRI encoded by the coding sequence ATGTTTAATTTTTTACAAATTGTAAACTATACCGAAAAAAATTTTAATGAAGATACATACTTTGTTTCAAATGATTTTGCATTTGTTATAGATGGAGCTTCTGCAATTACCAATAAAGATAATAGTAATTATATTGTCCATAGTTTTGTTAATAATTTCAAAAAAAATCTTTCTAAGGAACTTTTTAATAAGGAAATTTCAATTGTTAAGGCTTTAGAATTAGCATTGGAAAACACTTTAAATTCAAAACTTAAAGATGAATATACTTTCAATGATGTTTCTGCAGCGATTTCCATTGTAAGATTCATAGATGATTATTGTGAAGTTTATACTTTAGGTGATTGTAGTGTCTTGTTAGAACTAGATAATACTATTAAAACTTTTAAGTCAAAAGATATTGAATTACTCGATAAAAAAGTAATTGATAAAATGAAAAATATTTCTATTAAGGAAAATATTAGTATTCTTGAAAGTAGAAAACATGATATTGTTATTAATCATCTTAAAAATAATAGGTTATTAAAAAATAAGGAAAATGGTTATTGGATATTAGACACTACTGGTATAGGTATAAAAAATGGATTCTATACAAGAATAGAAAAAGATGAAGTTAAGGGGTTTCTAATTTGCAGTGATGGTTTTAGTCAAGTCTATGATACTTTAAATATTTATTCTGATTTAAATAAGTTGTTTTTAGATTTAAAAATATTTTCAATTAATAAGGTTTTATTTACTATTTTAGAAAAACAAAATAATGATAAGCTTTTAAATGAATTTCCAAGATTTTTTAAAACAGATGATATAACAGCTGTTTATATAGGAGGAATGAATGAATCCCTTCGCATTTAA
- a CDS encoding ISL3 family transposase, with product MSTSNYILDFLGIKDKNIKFIKFSNNMRKNNVIYKVIDAKLSYTPNICPICGNMDKNAIIKHGNKISNIKLLPLNGDPTILKLRKQRFFCKECSHTFTAKTNIVEKNCFISNRVKLHITENLTMKISQKDIARLNYVSSNTVSRSLEANYKAFRVNKSYLPETLCFDEFKSTKDAKGSMSFIFCNGDRKNFNIMDIVENRTLPYLTKYFRKFTCKARANVKYICIDIYKPYMSLIKDVFPNAQIVLDKFHIVNLIGRALLKTRIEIMKNFYFLY from the coding sequence ATGTCTACTAGTAATTATATCTTAGATTTCTTAGGAATAAAAGATAAGAATATTAAATTTATTAAATTCAGCAATAATATGAGAAAGAACAATGTAATATATAAAGTTATAGACGCTAAACTTTCTTATACTCCTAATATTTGTCCAATTTGTGGGAATATGGACAAGAATGCAATTATTAAGCACGGAAATAAAATATCAAATATTAAACTTCTTCCACTAAATGGAGATCCTACTATTTTAAAATTAAGAAAACAAAGATTTTTTTGTAAAGAATGTTCTCATACTTTTACAGCAAAAACCAATATTGTAGAGAAAAATTGTTTTATTTCAAATAGGGTAAAATTACATATAACTGAAAATCTAACTATGAAAATAAGTCAAAAGGATATTGCTAGGTTAAATTACGTATCTTCTAATACCGTTAGTCGTTCTTTAGAGGCTAATTATAAGGCTTTTAGAGTTAACAAGTCATATCTGCCTGAAACTTTGTGTTTTGATGAATTCAAATCCACTAAAGATGCTAAGGGCAGTATGAGCTTTATCTTTTGTAATGGTGATAGGAAGAATTTTAATATTATGGATATTGTTGAAAATCGTACTCTCCCTTATTTAACTAAATATTTTAGAAAGTTTACCTGTAAAGCTAGAGCAAATGTTAAATATATTTGTATAGATATATATAAACCTTATATGTCATTAATTAAGGATGTTTTTCCTAATGCTCAAATAGTTTTAGATAAGTTTCATATTGTAAATCTTATTGGCAGAGCTTTGTTAAAAACAAGGATTGAAATAATGAAAAACTTTTACTTCCTCTATTGA
- a CDS encoding transposase — translation MHFSKWTHFNKWKSTSDVVNETIAVDDNLKKTYEVYQILLSDIRCENSKGLREHLTLFKDTVSEQMKVAINTLLEYFEYVKNTLSTDITNGPLEGTNNLIKSIKRIAFGYRSFYNFRNRVFIIKNLMKPIENYQAAI, via the coding sequence ATCCACTTTAGTAAATGGACACATTTTAATAAGTGGAAAAGCACATCTGATGTAGTAAATGAAACTATTGCTGTTGATGATAATTTAAAGAAAACATATGAAGTTTATCAAATTCTTTTATCTGATATTAGATGTGAAAATTCTAAAGGATTAAGGGAACATTTAACTTTATTTAAGGACACAGTAAGTGAACAAATGAAAGTAGCTATAAACACTTTGTTAGAATATTTTGAATATGTGAAAAACACCTTAAGTACGGACATTACAAATGGACCCTTGGAAGGTACTAATAATCTTATTAAAAGTATAAAAAGAATAGCTTTTGGATATAGGTCATTTTATAATTTTAGAAATAGAGTTTTTATAATTAAAAATTTAATGAAGCCAATAGAAAATTATCAGGCAGCTATATAG